The following proteins are encoded in a genomic region of Coffea eugenioides isolate CCC68of chromosome 6, Ceug_1.0, whole genome shotgun sequence:
- the LOC113774643 gene encoding calcium-transporting ATPase 4, plasma membrane-type-like: MSMRNLLNVDLKDFEIPAKHPSEEAQKNWRNLVTLVRNKRRRFRYGPNFEKRTEAKERIEKLREKIRVGFVAYRAALIFIDAAEHAKDKLPPKREEDTVDENLEAELQKNLSEDARVAGFQIHPDVLATIVGAFEIKTLRKLKGVEGLAIRLNVSLSEGVKSNDIPLRQKVYGSNTYTEKPSKSFWMFVWEALHDLTLVILMVCAVVSIGVGLATEGWPKGMYDGLGIILSILLVVIVTAMSDYKQSLQFKDLDREKKKIFIQVTRDGSRQKVSIYDLVVGDVAHLSIGDQVPADGVFVSGYSLLIDQSSLSGESVPINVHEKRPFLLAGTKVQDGSGKMLVCTVGMRTEWGKLMETLNESGEDETPLQVKLNGVATIIGKIGLGFAVVTFLVLLVRFLVEKGIHHEFTKWYSSDALTLLNYFATAVTIIVVAVPEGLPLAVTLSLAFAMKKLMDDKALVRHLSACETMGSATCICTDKTGTLTTNHMVVNKLWTFGKDKEIQTNGQIAAINSRISGHALTILLQAIFYNTSAEVVTDKNKKKSILGTPTESAILEYGVRLGGDFDDQRRDSKFLKVEPFNSEKKKMSVLVALPGGNTRAFCKGASEIVLKMCDKIIDGNGEPIDLTEEIAGAVMDVINGFACEALRTLSLAFKDISNGYIENGIPDSGYTLIAIVGIKDPVRPGVEDAVKTCLKAGIMVRMVTGDNINTAKAIAKECGILTDDGIAIEGPEFRRKSPAEMRQIIPNIQVMARSSPTDKHVLVKNLRGMFREVVAVTGDGTNDAPALHEADIGLAMGIAGTEVAKESADVIVMDDNFATIVNVAKWGRAVYINIQKFVQFQLTVNVVALMINFLSACVSGSAPLTAVQLLWVNLIMDTLGALALATEPPHEGLMNRPPVGRDVGFITKTMWRNIAGQSIYQLAVLLSFNFVGKQILGLEGSDATRILNTFIFNTFVFCQVFNEINSRDMEKINVFQGMFGSWIFLGIIVATVVFQVIIVEFLGTFASTIPLSWQLWLLSILIGAVSLPIAVVLKFIPVEGETKHHDGYDRIPGGPDQA, translated from the exons ATGTCGATGAGGAATCTGTTAAACGTCGATTTAAAGGACTTCGAAATCCCGGCAAAACACCCGTCCGAGGAAGCTCAGAAAAACTGGAGAAATCTCGTCACTCTGGTCAGAAACAAACGACGCCGGTTTAGATACGGTCCCAACTTCGAGAAACGCACTGAAGccaaagaacgaatagaaaagcTCAGA GAAAAGATACGGGTTGGTTTTGTGGCTTATAGGGCAGCACTCATATTTATTGACG CTGCTGAACATGCAAAAGACAAGTTACCTCCAAAGAGAGAGGAAGACACCGTTGATGAAAATCTAGAAGCAGAACTCCAAAAGAACCTATCAGAAGACGCTAGAGTTGCAGGATTTCAAATTCACCCTGATGTACTTGCAACCATTGTTGGTGCATTTGAGATCAAGACCTTGAGAAAACTAAAAGGAGTTGAAGGACTTGCAATAAGATTAAATGTGTCTTTGAGTGAAGGCGTGAAATCAAATGACATTCCTCTCAGACAAAAGGTATATGGGTCCAACACTTACACTGAGAAACCTTCGAAAAGCTTTTGGATGTTCGTGTGGGAGGCTTTGCATGACTTAACACTTGTCATCCTTATGGTTTGTGCTGTGGTCTCCATAGGTGTTGGACTTGCGACCGAGGGGTGGCCAAAAGgcatgtatgatggtctaggAATTATACTTAGTATCCTTTTAGTTGTTATTGTCACGGCTATGAGTGACTACAAGCAATCTTTGCAGTTCAAAGATTTGgacagagaaaagaaaaagatatttATTCAGGTAACTAGAGATGGATCTAGGCAGAAAGTTTCCATTTATGACTTGGTTGTTGGTGATGTTGCTCATTTATCCATTGGAGACCAAGTTCCAGCTGATGGAGTTTTCGTGTCAGGATATAGCTTGTTGATTGATCAGTCAAGCTTGTCTGGTGAGAGTGTACCTATAAACGTACATGAAAAAAGACCTTTTCTTTTGGCGGGAACCAAAGTACAAGATGGGTCAGGAAAGATGCTTGTGTGTACTGTTGGCATGAGAACTGAGTGGGGTAAGTTGATGGAAACTTTGAATGAAAGTGGAGAAGATGAGACCCCATTACAGGTGAAGTTGAATGGTGTTGCCACAATTATAGGTAAAATAGGACTCGGATTTGCTGTGGTAACTTTTTTGGTGTTGCTAGTCAGATTTCTGGTGGAGAAAGGAATTCACCACGAATTCACGAAATGGTACTCTAGTGATGCCCTGACACTTTTAAATTATTTCGCAACAGCAGTAACTATTATTGTTGTTGCAGTTCCAGAAGGGCTACCCCTAGCTGTAACGTTGAGTCTTGCATTTGCAATGAAGAAGTTGATGGATGACAAGGCGCTAGTGAGACATCTTTCTGCATGTGAAACAATGGGTTCTGCTACTTGCATTTGCACAGATAAAACTGGCACGTTAACAACAAACCATATGGTTGTTAATAAGTTGTGGACATTTGGTAAAGATAAAGAGATACAAACAAATGGACAGATAGCTGCTATCAACTCACGGATATCTGGGCATGCATTAACTATTCTTTTGCAGGCAATATTTTATAATACAAGTGCTGAAGTAGTAAccgataaaaataaaaagaaatctatcttggGTACGCCCACGGAGTCAGCAATATTAGAATATGGAGTGCGCTTGGGtggtgattttgatgatcaacGGCGAGATTCCAAGTTCTTGAAAGTTGAACCTTTCAattcagaaaagaaaaagatgtcTGTGTTGGTGGCCCTTCCAGGTGGCAACACACGAGCATTTTGTAAAGGTGCATCTGAAATAGTACTAAAAATGTGTGACAAGATTATTGATGGCAATGGTGAACCAATTGATTTGACCGAAGAGATAGCAGGCGCTGTTATGGATGTCATCAATGGATTTGCCTGTGAAGCTTTGCGTACGCTTTCTTTGGCTTTCAAGGACATCAGCAATGGTTATATTGAAAACGGCATTCCTGATAGTGGCTATACATTAATTGCAATAGTTGGAATTAAGGATCCTGTTCGCCCAGGGGTTGAGGATGCAGTAAAAACATGCTTAAAAGCAGGAATTATGGTGCGAATGGTTACTGGTGATAATATCAACACTGCTAAAGCCATAGCTAAAGAGTGTGGCATACTTACTGATGACGGGATTGCTATTGAGGGTCCAGAATTCCGCCGCAAATCTCCTGCTGAGATGAGGCAAATAATTCCTAATATTCAG GTTATGGCTCGATCATCTCCAACAGACAAACATGTGCTAGTAAAGAATTTGAGAGGCATGTTTAGAGAGGTTGTGGCAGTTACTGGTGACGGGACTAATGATGCTCCTGCTCTGCATGAGGCAGACATTGGACTTGCTATGGGTATAGCTGGAACAGAG GTTGCAAAGGAAAGTGCTGATGTGATTGTGATGGATGACAATTTTGCAACAATTGTGAATGTAGCTAAATGGGGACGCGCTGTCTATATTAACATTCAAAAATTTGTGCAGTTTCAATTAACTGTTAATGTTGTTGCTCTAATGATCAACTTTCTTTCTGCTTGCGTCTCAG GGTCTGCTCCTCTTACTGCTGTGCAATTGCTCTGGGTCAACCTGATAATGGATACTTTAGGGGCACTGGCGCTGGCAACAGAACCACCCCATGAAGGACTAATGAACAGACCACCCGTGGGAAGGGATGTCGGTTTCATTACCAAGACCATGTGGAGGAATATTGCTGGGCAGAGTATTTATCAGTTGGCTGTCCTGCTCTCATTCAATTTTGTGGGGAAGCAAATCTTAGGACTCGAAGGTTCAGATGCTACAAGAATTCTTAATACTTTTATCTTCAACACCTTTGTGTTCTGCCAG GTCTTCAATGAAATAAACAGCCGAGATATGGAGAAGATCAACGTTTTCCAAGGAATGTTTGGTAGTTGGATATTTCTTGGTATAATTGTCGCCACGGTTGTATTCCAAGTGATTATAGTTGAATTCCTGGGCACCTTTGCAAGCACAATTCCACTAAGCTGGCAGCTATGGTTACTAAGCATTTTAATCGGGGCAGTGAGTTTGCCGATTGCAGTTGTTCTAAAGTTCATCCCTGTTGAAGGAGAAACTAAGCACCATGATGGCTATGACCGAATCCCAGGTGGTCCAGACCAGGCGTAG